One window from the genome of Salvia miltiorrhiza cultivar Shanhuang (shh) chromosome 7, IMPLAD_Smil_shh, whole genome shotgun sequence encodes:
- the LOC130993690 gene encoding snakin-2-like produces MAYLYRLLLVSALLLLSLALVSTHVETGQQSSLVVKGGNSNRRLLSYVDCGQLCKARCRLHSRPNLCNRACGTCCLRCKCVPPGTYGNREICGTCYTDMTTHANKTKCP; encoded by the exons ATGGCTTATCTTTATCGTCTGCTTCTTGTCTCCGCTCTTCTACTCCTCTCTCTGGCTCTCGTATCAACCCACGTTGAAACCGGACAACAATCCTCTCTG gTGGTGAAAGGCGGTAACAGTAACAGGAGGCTTTTAAGCTATGTTG ATTGTGGACAGCTGTGCAAGGCGAGGTGCAGGTTGCACTCGAGGCCCAATTTGTGCAACAGAGCATGTGGGACCTGCTGCCTCAGGTGCAAGTGCGTGCCACCTGGCACTTACGGCAACCGCGAGATTTGTGGGACTTGCTACACTGATATGACCACTCATGCCAACAAGACCAAGTGCCCTTaa